From a single Gimesia fumaroli genomic region:
- the recG gene encoding ATP-dependent DNA helicase RecG, which produces MTESPLETPVQFLNGVGPERAEVLSKIGIQTVEDVLWHLPRSVLDLTDVRPVNELEDDQPASVCGKVVDLDARTISRGRTITSILLDCGTGFLKGTWFNQPWVIKRFFQGQFLMFSGKAKRRSGKWEMSHPQYQALEEDLDDPQGLILPKYSLTEGIKMYQMRRMVRAAVDEYAHLIPDYLPEAFREEHSLIPLSQAVIQMHKPQTMEEYHAGVHRVIFDDLLEFQLGLAMRRRMWTCVDNAPLLKVTAKIDARIRRLFPYEFTEGQNQVVKEISADLGSGRAMHRMLQADVGAGKTAIAIYAMLATIAGGYQAVLMAPTELLAVQHWETINTILKHSRVERCILSGSLSAAERKTTLEQIATGQKQLIIGTQAVVQKDVKYHDLGLVIIDEQHKFGVMQRAHFTSDENTPHMLVMTATPIPRSLCLTQFGELDISVNSELPPGRQPVMTSRVSTTPQRKKAWEFLRAQIAAGRQAYIVCPRIDSEDEQNIRSSAEEVYRKLQKSELSSALIGLVHGQMDREERAQIMNAFHRGSIQVLVSTTVVEVGVDVPNATLMVILQADRFGLSQLHQLRGRVGRGVHRGHCFLFSYTESEDALKRLAVMEQTTDGFEIAEADFQARGPGDIFGTRQHGELPLRVADLRRDEAILQETREVSLRLVETGAFDQPRFAPLKIRVLDRFGQLMDLGQSG; this is translated from the coding sequence ATGACCGAATCCCCTTTGGAAACTCCCGTTCAATTTCTTAATGGAGTGGGTCCGGAACGCGCGGAAGTACTCTCCAAAATCGGGATTCAGACCGTGGAAGATGTCCTGTGGCATCTGCCGCGCAGCGTACTTGACCTGACTGATGTCCGCCCGGTCAATGAACTGGAAGATGACCAGCCCGCTTCGGTCTGCGGAAAAGTAGTTGATCTGGATGCCCGTACGATTTCCCGGGGTCGCACGATCACCTCCATTCTACTGGATTGCGGAACCGGTTTTCTCAAAGGAACCTGGTTCAATCAGCCTTGGGTTATCAAACGCTTCTTTCAAGGCCAGTTTCTGATGTTTTCAGGCAAGGCCAAGCGTCGCTCAGGTAAGTGGGAAATGTCGCATCCGCAGTACCAGGCACTGGAAGAAGATCTGGATGACCCGCAAGGTTTGATTCTGCCAAAGTACAGTCTGACCGAAGGCATCAAGATGTATCAGATGCGGCGGATGGTACGTGCGGCCGTCGATGAATATGCGCATCTGATTCCCGATTATCTGCCGGAAGCGTTTCGCGAAGAACACTCTCTGATACCGTTATCCCAAGCGGTAATTCAGATGCACAAGCCACAGACTATGGAAGAATATCACGCCGGCGTGCATCGTGTCATCTTTGATGATCTACTGGAATTTCAACTGGGACTGGCGATGCGTCGGCGGATGTGGACGTGTGTGGATAATGCGCCACTGCTCAAAGTGACTGCGAAAATCGATGCTCGAATTCGACGACTGTTTCCTTATGAGTTCACCGAAGGGCAGAATCAGGTCGTGAAAGAGATCAGTGCCGACTTGGGTTCGGGTCGTGCGATGCATCGGATGCTGCAGGCGGATGTCGGTGCCGGTAAAACAGCGATCGCGATTTATGCGATGCTGGCCACGATTGCCGGCGGTTATCAGGCAGTGCTGATGGCGCCGACCGAGTTACTGGCGGTACAGCATTGGGAGACGATCAATACGATATTGAAACACAGCCGGGTCGAGCGATGTATTCTCAGCGGTAGCCTTTCAGCCGCTGAGCGGAAAACCACGTTGGAACAGATTGCAACCGGTCAAAAGCAACTGATCATCGGAACTCAAGCGGTCGTTCAGAAGGACGTGAAATATCATGATCTGGGTCTGGTGATTATTGACGAACAGCATAAGTTTGGTGTAATGCAGAGAGCGCATTTCACCAGCGACGAAAATACGCCGCACATGCTGGTAATGACGGCCACGCCGATTCCCCGCAGCCTGTGCCTGACTCAGTTTGGAGAGCTGGATATTTCGGTGAACTCGGAACTTCCGCCGGGACGACAGCCAGTCATGACCAGCCGTGTGAGTACAACGCCACAGAGGAAAAAGGCGTGGGAGTTTTTGCGGGCTCAAATTGCAGCAGGGCGACAGGCCTATATTGTTTGTCCGAGAATCGATTCGGAGGATGAGCAGAACATTCGCTCCAGCGCAGAAGAAGTCTATCGCAAGCTGCAGAAAAGCGAGTTGTCTTCCGCCTTGATTGGCCTGGTGCATGGACAGATGGATCGCGAAGAACGTGCTCAGATCATGAATGCATTTCATCGCGGCAGCATTCAAGTGCTGGTCTCCACCACGGTGGTTGAAGTGGGTGTTGACGTTCCTAACGCAACGTTAATGGTGATCCTCCAAGCCGACCGTTTTGGTTTGTCACAGCTGCATCAGTTACGGGGTCGTGTCGGACGCGGCGTGCATCGTGGTCATTGTTTTCTCTTCTCCTATACCGAAAGTGAAGACGCTTTAAAACGACTGGCGGTGATGGAGCAGACGACCGATGGCTTCGAAATTGCGGAAGCGGATTTCCAGGCACGAGGTCCAGGCGACATCTTTGGTACCCGTCAGCATGGAGAACTCCCTCTGCGGGTGGCTGACTTGAGACGTGATGAAGCAATCTTACAGGAAACACGAGAGGTGTCGCTACGCCTGGTAGAAACGGGGGCATTCGATCAACCACGGTTTGCCCCTTTAAAAATTCGGGTGCTGGATCGATTTGGTCAGCTGATGGATCTGGGACAAAGCGGTTAA